In one Lycium barbarum isolate Lr01 chromosome 7, ASM1917538v2, whole genome shotgun sequence genomic region, the following are encoded:
- the LOC132603814 gene encoding ubiquitin-conjugating enzyme E2-17 kDa-like, whose amino-acid sequence MASKRIQNELKDLLKDPPTFCSAGPVAEDMFHWQATIIGPPDGAYAGGVFHLTVDFPANYPFKPPKVTFKTQVFHPNINNNGNICLDILMDQWSPALTISKVLLSICSLLTDPNPDHPLVPEIAYMYMTDRSQYETLARVWTQKYAMD is encoded by the exons ATGGCGTCAAAGCGGATTCAAAACGAGCTCAAGGATCTCCTTAAAGATCCTCCTACCTTTTGTAGCGCTG GTCCAGTTGCTGAAGATATGTTTCATTGGCAAGCAACAATTATAGGTCCACCTGACGGTGCTTATGCTGGTGGAGTGTTTCATCTTACTGTTGATTTTCCAGCTAACTATCCATTTAAGCCACCAAAG GTAACTTTCAAGACACAGGTTTtccacccaaacatcaacaacaatggtAACATTTGCCTAGACATTTTGATGGATCAGTGGAGCCCTGCACTTACAATCTCCAAG GTATTGCTCTCTATCTGTTCTCTGCTAACAGACCCTAATCCTGATCACCCTTTGGTGCCGGAGATTGCTTATATGTACATGACTGATAGAAGCCAGTATGAGACACTTGCCCGAGTTTGGACTCAAAAATATGCCATGGATTAG